The DNA window CTTCGGCGTCGGTGTGGTCATCGGCACCGGCATCTTCGTCCTCACCGGCACCGCCGCCAAGGACTACGCGGGACCGGCAGTGGCGCTCTCCTTCGCCGCAGCGGGCATCGTCTGCGCGCTGGCCGCCCTCTGCTACGCGGAGTTCGCCTCCACCGTCCCGGTGGCCGGCTCCGCCTACACCTTCTCGTACGCCTCCATCGGTGAACTCCCGGCCTGGATCATCGGCTGGGACCTCATCCTGGAACTCGCGCTGGGCGCCGCAGTGGTCTCCGTCGGCTGGTCCGGCTATGTGCAGTCGCTGCTGAACAGCGCCGGAGTCACGCTGCCCGCCGCCATCGGCGGCGGGGGCTCCGACGGGTCCTGGGGCTTCAACCTGCCCGCCGCCCTGCTGGTGCTGGTGCTCACCGGGGTTCTGATGGCGGGGATGAAGCTCTCGGCCCGGGTCACCTCGATCATCGTGGGCATCAAGGTGGCCGTGGTGCTGCTGGTCATCGTGGCCGGTGCCTTCTTCATCAACGGCGCCAACTACCACCCCTTCATCCCGCCGTCCCAGCACACCCCCGGGAAGTCCGGCGGGACCACCCCGCTGGTGCAGGCGCTCTTCGGCTTCACCCCCTCCACCTTCGGCGTGATGGGCATCTTCACCGCCGCCGCCGTGGTCTTCTTCGCCTTCATCGGCTTCGACATCGTGGCCACCGCCGCCGAGGAGACCCGCAACCCGCAGCGCGACCTGCCGCGCGGCATCCTGGGCTCGCTGGCCATCTGCACCGTGCTCTACATGCTGGTCTCGGTGGTGGTCACCGGCATGCAGCACTACACCAGCCTCTCCACCGACGCCCCGCTCGCGGACGCCTTCAAGGCGGTGGGCCAACCCGTCTTCGCCGATCTGATCAGCGTCGGCGCGGTGGCCGGCCTCACCTCGGTCACCATGATCCTGCTGCTCGGCCAGAGCCGGGTCTTCTTCGCCATGAGCCGCGACGGGCTGCTGCCCCGCACCTTCGCCGACATCCACCCGCGCTTCGGCACCCCGTGGAAGACCACCCTGCTGCTGGGCGCCGTGGTCGCCGCCGTGGCCGGGGTCATCCCGCTGCGGGAACTCTCCGAGCTGGTGAACATCGGCACCCTCTTCGCCTTTGTGGTCGTCTCGGTCGGCGTGGTGGTCCTCCGCCGCACCCGCCCCGACCTGCCCCGCTCCTTCCGTACCCCGGCGGTGCCGCTGGTGCCGGTCCTCTCGGTGCTCGCCTGCGTCTGGCTGATGATCAACCTGCCGCTCGCCACCTGGTGGCGGTTCGGCATCTGGATGGTCCTCGGCATCGTCCTCTACGCCGGCTACGGCCGCTCCCACAGCCGCCTCGGCCGGACCACCGACGCACTCGGGCCCCGGTCCGGCCGGGAGTGACCGACGCCGCTTTTCCCGCCTGTGGACAGGCCCACGCAGGGCCGCTCGTCCCCGGTAGGTTGTCCCTCGTGCCCCTGGACCGGACCCGCCACCGCATCGCAGTGCTCGCCGCGCGGCTGCCGTCGCGTCTGCGCACCGGCTACTGGACCAGGCTGGTCCCCGCCCTGGCGGTGCTGGCCACCCTCACCCACCTGCCCTCCTTCGTCCGCCCGGTGTGGAGCCCCGACGAGGGCTACCTCGCCACCCAGGCCCGGATGCTGGCCGACGGCGGCGTGCTCTACGACACCGTCGTGGACCGCAAGCCGCCGCTGCTGCCCTGGCTCTACGAGGCCGCCTTCGCCGTCTTCGGCTCGCTCTCGCTCTGGCCGCTGCGGGTGCTGGCCATCGTGGCGCACCTGGCCACCGCCCTGCTGCTGGTCTCCATCGCGCGCGGCCGCTGGGGCAACCGGGCCGGGGCCGCCGCCGGGGCGCTCTATCTGCTGGTCTCCATCGGGCTCTCCCCGGAGGACACCCAGGCGGCGACCTTCGAGGTCTTCATGCTGCCCAGCATGGTGGCGGCCTTCCGCTACGCCGAGCGGCGCCGCTGGATGGCGGCCGGTGTCGCCACCGCGATCTGCGCGCTCACCAAGCAGACCGGCGGCGCGGTACTGCTGCCGGTGCTCTGGATGCTGCTCCAGGACGCCCGCCACCGGGGGGTGCGCTGGCCGGGAGCGCTGGGCAAGGCGCTCTTCGGCTTCGCCATCCCGATAGGGCTGGTGGCCGCGATCCTCACCAAGCCCAAGGGGTTCCTCTTCTGGGTGGTCACCGGCAGCGGCGACTACGCCTCGCTGGACGGGGCGCTGCTGCTGATGATCGGCCGGGCGCTGGGCAATGCCGCCATCCTCGCCGCCGCCGCCCTCGGTCTGGTGGTCCCCCTGGTGCGGCGGCTGCGGGCCCGCCGGCGGGCGGTCGCCGCCGGGGCGGCGCCGCCGCTGCCCGGGCCGCTGGTCGCCCATGGCTCCACCACCGACCTGTGGGTCTGGCTGGGCTCCGCCGCGATCGGGGTCTCCACCGGGTTCCACTTCTTCGGCCACTACTACCTCCAGCTGATGCCGCCGCTGGTGCTGCTCGGCGCCGGGGCGGTGACCGCCTCGGCGCTGCGCTGGCGCCCGGTGCTGCTCTACAGCGTGGTCGCCTCCACCGTCTTCTGGTGCCTGGCGCTGGCCTGGCCGGGGCAGCGGCTGGACCGGTCCGCCAAGGTCGCCACGGCGGTGGCGGAGCAGACCGGGCCCACGGACACCATGCTGGTCTGGGGCATGCACCCGGAGCTGTACTGGCTTGCCGACCGCCGCCCGGCCTCCCGCTTTCTGACGGCCGGCTTCCTCACCAACTACAGCGGCGGCAAGGGCGACCGGAAGGTCGGCGAGGCGTACAGCGTGGAGGACGCCTGGAAGACCTTCGACCAGGAGCTGAGCCGCAATCTGCCGGAGATCGTGGTGGACGACTCGGGCAAGGCGCCGTACTCGCCGATCCGCATCCCCAGGATCGAGCGGCTGCTGGACGCGCACTACCAGATGGTCGGGCTGACCGGCGACACGGTGATCTACCGGCTGGTGCGGCGCTGACCGGAGCGCCGTTGTCAGACCCTCGTGTCAGACTCCCCGCCATGGCAACCTGGCAGGATTTTACGGACGAGGCCCCCGAGCTGGCGGCGGCGGTGCGGGCCCGGATCGAGGCCCACCGGCACCATGTGCTCGCCACACTGCGCAAGGACGGCTCCCCCCGGGTCAGCGGCACCGAGGCCCGCCTGCACGGCCCGGATCTCACGGTGGGTTCCATGTGGCAGGCGGTCAAGGCCCGCGACCTCCAGCGGGACGGCCGCTATGCGCTGCACGCCAATCCGGGGGACGGTTCGATGGAGGGCGGTGACGCCAAGGTGGCGGGCCGCGCGGTGGAGGTCACCGACGAGCGGGAGCTGGCGGCCTACCAGGCGGCGACCCAGCCGCCGCCCGGCCCCTTCCACGCCTTCCGGCTGGAGCTGGACGAGGTGGTGCTGACCGAAGTCGTGGGCGGTGACCGGCTGCTGATCCGCACCTGGCGGCCGGGGCAGGGGGTCACCGCGGTGGAGCGGCGCTGAGCATCCGAGCCGAGGGCGGCGGTCGCCGGGGTGGAGCGACCGCCGCCGGGTGCGGCGGCCGCCCCGGGGGGAGGGGACGGGCCGCCGCCGTCGGATGGTCGGCAGGATCAGGAGCAGGCGCCCCCGTTGAGCGTGAACGCGGTCGGTGCGGTGTTGCTGCCGCTGACGGTGCCCTGGATACCGAAGGAGACCGTGCCGCCCGCCGGGATGGTGCCGTTGTAGTCCGCGTTGGCCGCGGTCACGGTCTTCCCGGACTGGGTGAGCGTGGTGTTCCAGGAGTTGGTCACCACCTGGTCCTGGGCGAAGGTCCACACCAGCTTCCAGGAGCTGATCGGCGTGGTGCCGGTGTTCTTGATGGTGATGTCGCTCTGGAAGTGGCCCGCCCAGCCGCTACCCGCGCTCCAGGTGACCTGGCAGGACGCCTTCGCGGGCGGGGTGGTCGGCGGCGTGGTGGGGGGAGTGGTCGGCGGGGTCGTCGGAGGAGTGGTCGGCGGGGTGGTGGGCGGCGTGGTGGGCGGGTTGGTCGGGTTGTTGCCCACCGGGATCAGGTACGGCTGGATGAAGCCCTGCTTGAAGGTGTCGACCGTGGTCCAGTCGTCCTTGAGGATGCCGCCGGTGTCACCCGAGTTGGGGTTGAGCGACCAGTAGGTGAAGTCGAAGCCGTTGGAGCCCTTGCCCATGTACGACATCAGCTTGGTCAGCCACTGCTGGTCCACGGTCGCGGTCAGGGTGGAGCCGAACTCGCCGACCAGCACCGGCGCGGTGTTGTTCTTCTTGAGGTAGCCCCAGTTCTTGTCCCAGATCGCCGGGAGGTTGTTGGGGAAGGACGGGTCGTCGAACCAGGTCTGGCGGAAGACCGAGGTGGCGTACTCGTGCGCCGAGTAGACCAGCTTGTTCGGCTTGTTGAGGCGGACCGGCGCGGTCGCCGCGCCCTGGAGGTTGCCGCCCCACCAGGTGCAGCTGGTGCCGGAGGCGTACTTGTCGCTGGTGCCGCCCGGGCCGTAGCACTCATTGCCCTCGACGATGATCAGCCAGTCCGGGTTGGCCGCGAGGATGGCGTTGCCGCCCTTCTCGGCCGCCAGCCGCCAGTCGGTCGCCGCGTCGCCGCTGCCCCAGGTGGCCGCGCCGTTCGGCTCGTTGTGCAGGTCGGCGCCGACCACCGTGCTGTTGCCCTTGTAGTGGTTGGCCAGCATCACCCAGTCGCTGACCCAGCGCGACTCCGGGTACGCCGAGGTGTACCAGAGCGGCGACTGCCCGCCCGAGTCGGGGCGGTGCTGGTCCAGGAAGACCTTGAGGCCGATCTTCCCCGAGTAGTCGATGATCTTGTCCATGATCCCGAGACCGTTCAGGCCCTGGAGATCGGGGTTCTTGGCGTAGTCGATGCTGTTGGGCTTGGAGGCGGAGTCGAAGACCTGGTTGGCGTACGGCAGCCGCAGAGTGTTGTAGCCCAGCGACTTGATCTGGTCCAGCATGTCCTTGTAGTTGCGGGTCCACAGCCCGTGCGGAGCGTAGTTGGACGTCTCCAGGCCGAACCAGTTGATGCCGGTCATCCGCACCGGGTTGCCGGCGGCGTCCAC is part of the Peterkaempfera bronchialis genome and encodes:
- a CDS encoding amino acid permease; this translates as MATASSPTGDGSSRNTPPRGLLRTKPVEQSIADTEEPEHALRKSLSALDLVVFGVGVVIGTGIFVLTGTAAKDYAGPAVALSFAAAGIVCALAALCYAEFASTVPVAGSAYTFSYASIGELPAWIIGWDLILELALGAAVVSVGWSGYVQSLLNSAGVTLPAAIGGGGSDGSWGFNLPAALLVLVLTGVLMAGMKLSARVTSIIVGIKVAVVLLVIVAGAFFINGANYHPFIPPSQHTPGKSGGTTPLVQALFGFTPSTFGVMGIFTAAAVVFFAFIGFDIVATAAEETRNPQRDLPRGILGSLAICTVLYMLVSVVVTGMQHYTSLSTDAPLADAFKAVGQPVFADLISVGAVAGLTSVTMILLLGQSRVFFAMSRDGLLPRTFADIHPRFGTPWKTTLLLGAVVAAVAGVIPLRELSELVNIGTLFAFVVVSVGVVVLRRTRPDLPRSFRTPAVPLVPVLSVLACVWLMINLPLATWWRFGIWMVLGIVLYAGYGRSHSRLGRTTDALGPRSGRE
- a CDS encoding ArnT family glycosyltransferase, translated to MPLDRTRHRIAVLAARLPSRLRTGYWTRLVPALAVLATLTHLPSFVRPVWSPDEGYLATQARMLADGGVLYDTVVDRKPPLLPWLYEAAFAVFGSLSLWPLRVLAIVAHLATALLLVSIARGRWGNRAGAAAGALYLLVSIGLSPEDTQAATFEVFMLPSMVAAFRYAERRRWMAAGVATAICALTKQTGGAVLLPVLWMLLQDARHRGVRWPGALGKALFGFAIPIGLVAAILTKPKGFLFWVVTGSGDYASLDGALLLMIGRALGNAAILAAAALGLVVPLVRRLRARRRAVAAGAAPPLPGPLVAHGSTTDLWVWLGSAAIGVSTGFHFFGHYYLQLMPPLVLLGAGAVTASALRWRPVLLYSVVASTVFWCLALAWPGQRLDRSAKVATAVAEQTGPTDTMLVWGMHPELYWLADRRPASRFLTAGFLTNYSGGKGDRKVGEAYSVEDAWKTFDQELSRNLPEIVVDDSGKAPYSPIRIPRIERLLDAHYQMVGLTGDTVIYRLVRR
- a CDS encoding pyridoxamine 5'-phosphate oxidase family protein, which encodes MATWQDFTDEAPELAAAVRARIEAHRHHVLATLRKDGSPRVSGTEARLHGPDLTVGSMWQAVKARDLQRDGRYALHANPGDGSMEGGDAKVAGRAVEVTDERELAAYQAATQPPPGPFHAFRLELDEVVLTEVVGGDRLLIRTWRPGQGVTAVERR
- a CDS encoding cellulase family glycosylhydrolase produces the protein MAITRLSAKRRKRGVHTPIALFAAAAVAAGAAVLAPGSAQAAVGDGPWHTSGGQIVDAAGNPVRMTGINWFGLETSNYAPHGLWTRNYKDMLDQIKSLGYNTLRLPYANQVFDSASKPNSIDYAKNPDLQGLNGLGIMDKIIDYSGKIGLKVFLDQHRPDSGGQSPLWYTSAYPESRWVSDWVMLANHYKGNSTVVGADLHNEPNGAATWGSGDAATDWRLAAEKGGNAILAANPDWLIIVEGNECYGPGGTSDKYASGTSCTWWGGNLQGAATAPVRLNKPNKLVYSAHEYATSVFRQTWFDDPSFPNNLPAIWDKNWGYLKKNNTAPVLVGEFGSTLTATVDQQWLTKLMSYMGKGSNGFDFTYWSLNPNSGDTGGILKDDWTTVDTFKQGFIQPYLIPVGNNPTNPPTTPPTTPPTTPPTTPPTTPPTTPPTTPPAKASCQVTWSAGSGWAGHFQSDITIKNTGTTPISSWKLVWTFAQDQVVTNSWNTTLTQSGKTVTAANADYNGTIPAGGTVSFGIQGTVSGSNTAPTAFTLNGGACS